Proteins encoded by one window of Antechinus flavipes isolate AdamAnt ecotype Samford, QLD, Australia chromosome 4, AdamAnt_v2, whole genome shotgun sequence:
- the YY1AP1 gene encoding YY1-associated protein 1 produces the protein MSKPQRENTMPMMVLDAAQKKRLQQQMQQHVQLLTQIHLLASTNPSLSSEASTTKMFLRELGTFAQSSIVLHQQFNSKFQTTFQPCNLKGAIQLIEDFHSHVNIDLSPQKKVQKNDEGQNPEYPTNEFPCLPKQVAWILATSKVFMYPELLPIRSLKVKHPKDKIFFTKAEDNLLALGLKHFEGTEFPKPLISKYLLTAKSDHQLTVRIKNLNISRAPDNIIKYYKKTKQLPILFKCCEELQPDQWKPPVEREERHLPFWLKASLPAIQEEIQQLDNDAGGSGDLSELAETKCDPDLESGNESRYPLLLPKGVVLTLKPLAKRFSSRKIWRQKSVLKPLLIRPAPALQPCSNDSARGRLAQCETLPRRGEAPDAQLRQPATILKTGPKPSSLGGTGRGGGGIPMNLPPLAPKNTARAQAFLCPFPAAFQSKVLLPSVVAPNRGEPRMKPPKRKWAEASRLLKPAPVLPSPRMILTVPATAVGVVGLNSRFNVIQPPRTIAQNPQTIPITTLLVSPTSFICPLNQPLITSSIPPLLVSGNPVNLPVPSTPAENTQVKSGIPGPQPEGESAFPTVAPKQEPQDSSPPCSSPYPKEKHSPGPPPPSGDRQGHLFESSAHSWTVVKMLDGRQVLQPLSRASQMAIDCLPENLLKIVKVEPEELEEEASWPWNRFPEPDICDEIKKEVSMESEVEPPYEEADGAPQVKQEADLQEEEVRTHAGPETGGEKLKPKEEEEEEEDFDEDEEMTSDSEDDVPFVPELQETVEKPTCLVSGRCVGQESDSKEEKPWKENSCPEVVVKLEKDDEMMDEADRDPSFHPCFT, from the exons AGGGAACTGGGGACCTTTGCTCAAAGCTCTATTGTCCTTCACCAGCAGTTCAACTCCAAGTTTCAGACCACATTCCAGCCTTGTAATCTGAAGGGTGCTATACAGCTTATTGAAGATTTTCATTCACACGTCAACATTGACTTGAGCCCCCAAAAAAAGGTCCAGAAGAATGATGAGGGACAAAATCCTGAATATCCAA CCAATGAATTTCCTTGTCTGCCAAAGCAAGTGGCCTGGATTCTGGCCACAAGCAAGGTCTTCATGTATCCAGAGCTGCTCCCAATACGTTCCCTGAAGGTGAAGCATCCCAAGGATAAGATATTTTTCACCAAAGCAGAGGACAA tttattagcTTTGGGGCTGAAACATTTTGAAGGGACTGAGTTTCCAAAGCCTCTAATCAGTAAATACCTCCTGACTGCCAAGTCTGATCACCAGCTGACTGTGAGAATCAAGAACCTCAACATCAGCCGGGCTCCTGACAATATCATCAAA tATTACAAGAAGACGAAACAATTGCCAATATTGTTTAAGTGCTGTGAGGAGCTTCAGCCTGATCAATGGAAGCCTCCTGTAGAAAGGGAAGAGCGACACCTTCCTTTCTGGTTAAAG GCCAGTTTACCAGCTATCCAGGAAGAAATACAGCAGTTAGATAATGATGCTGGAGGATCAGGAGACCTGTCTGAATTAGCTGAGACAAAATGTGacccagatctggagtcagggaaTGAGAGCCGCTATCCCCTGCTGCTGCCCAAGGGTGTGGTGCTGACCTTGAAACCACTTGCCAAACGCTTTTCTTCGAGGAAGATTTGGAGGCAGAAGTCGGTTCTGAAACCCCTCCTCATTCGCCCTGCCCCTGCTCTCCAGCCTTGTTCTAACGACAGTGCTCGAGGCAGATTAGCCCAGTGCGAGACCCTTCCAAGGAGAGGGGAGGCCCCAGATGCCCAGCTTAGGCAGCCAGCCACCATCTTGAAGACAGGGCCAAAGCCTTCGTCCTTGGGGGGCACAGGGCGTGGTGGTGGTGGGATTCCCATGAACTTGCCTCCTCTAGCCCCCAAGAACACAGCCAGGGCCCAAGCCTTCCTTTGTCCCTTTCCTGCAGCCTTTCAGTCCAAAGTCTTGCTGCCATCAGTTGTCGCTCCCAATCGAGGTGAGCCAAGGATGAAGCCCCCAAAGAGAAAATGGGCTGAGGCCTCCCGTCTCCTGAAGCCTGCCcctgtccttccctctccccGGATGATCCTTACGGTTCCTGCCACTGCTGTGGGAGTTGTGGGTCTCAACAGCCGTTTTAATGTGATCCAGCCTCCGAGAACTATAGCTCAGAACCCTCAGACCATCCCCATAACCACTCTCTTGGTTAGCCCCACATCCTTTATCTGTCCATTAAACCAGCCCCTTATCACTTCTTCTATTCCGCCTTTACTTGTTTCTGGAAATCCTGTGAATCTCCCTGTGCCATCGACCCCTGCAGAAAACACCCAGGTGAAATCAGGCATTCCTGGTCCTCAGCCTGAAGGGGAAAGTGCCTTTCCCACTGTGGCGCCCAAGCAGGAGCCCCAGGACTCATCTCCTCCTTGTTCGAGCCCCTACCCCAAAGAAAAACACAGCCCGGGGCCTCCCCCACCAAGTGGGGACCGTCAGGGACACCTGTTTGAGAGCAGTGCTCATAGCTGGACAGTTGTGAAGATGCTAGATGGGAGGCAAGTCCTGCAGCCGCTGTCTCGTGCCTCTCAGATGGCCATCGATTGTCTGCCAGAGAATTTACTGAAGATTGTTAAAGTAGAACCTGAGGAGCTTGAGGAGGAAGCCAGCTGGCCTTGGAACAGGTTCCCTGAGCCAGACATTtgtgatgaaattaaaaaagaggTCTCCATGGAGTCGGAGGTGGAACCCCCATATGAGGAGGCAGATGGTGCTCCCCAAGTGAAGCAAGAGGCCGATTTACAAGAGGAGGAAG TGAGGACCCATGCTGGGCCAGAAACAGGAGGTGAAAAACTTAAGccaaaagaggaggaggaggaggaggaggattttgACGAAGATGAAGAAATGACATCTGACTCTGAAGATGATGTGCCATTTGTTCCAGAGCTTCAG GAGACTGTGGAGAAGCCGACATGTCTGGTGTCTGGGAGGTGCGTGGGCCAGGAGAGTGATTCTAAAGAAGAGAAACCTTGGAAAGAGAATTCTTGTCCTGAGGTTGTGGTGAAACTGGAGAAAGATGATGAAATGATGGATGAAGCAGATAGAgatccttccttccacccttgtTTCACCTAA
- the DAP3 gene encoding 28S ribosomal protein S29, mitochondrial isoform X2: MNIRALQSIAVGLDAQVPGEKSRAISRTQESDPVKTFNEACLMVREPALELLHYLKNTNFANPAIRYVLYGEKGTGKTLSLCHAVHFCAKQDWLIMHVPDAHSWMKNCPDLLQSTYNKERYDQPVKASTWLKNFKTSNEQFLNQIKIQQKYIWNKRDSIEEGRPLGEVVEQGLTRVKNASDAVGIVMKELKRQSSSGSFRLLVAVDGVNALWGRTTLKKEDKSLVAAEELTLVHNMKKMLNNDWHGGAIVMSLSQTGSLFKPRAAYLPQDLLGKEGFDDLDPFVPIQVYNYTPKEFESCIQYYLENRWLQHEKAHTEEGKKELLFLSNSNPWQLERLCAYL, from the exons GTGAAGACTTTCAATGAAGCCTGCCTGATGGTGCGGGAGCCAGCCCTAGAGCTCCTGCACTACTTGAAAAATACAAACTTTGCCAATCCTGCTATCCGATATGTCCTCT ATGGAGAAAAGGGCACAGGAAAAACTCTTAGTCTTTGCCATGCAGTGCATTTCTGTGCAAAACAGGACTGGCTAATAATGCATGTTCCAGATG CTCACTCTTGGATGAAAAATTGTCCAGATCTTCTGCAGTCTACCTACAACAAAGAACGTTATGATCAACCTGTGAAAGCTTCAACCTGGCTAAAGAATTTCAAAACCTCAAATGAGCAGTTTCTAAACCAG atcaaaatCCAACAGAAGTATATCTGGAACAAAAGGGACAGCATAGAAGAGGGCAGACCCCTTGGAGAAGTAGTTGAGCAG GGCTTAACTAGAGTCAAAAATGCCAGTGATGCTGTTGGGATTGTGATGAAAGAACTGAAGAGACAAAGTTCTTCCGGTTCTTTCCGCCTTCTGGTGGCAGTGGATGGTGTCAATGCTCTGTGGGGGAGGACCACattgaaaaaagaagataaaagccTG GTTGCCGCAGAGGAGCTGACACTTGTTCATAATATGAAGAAGATGTTGAACAATGATTGG CATGGAGGGGCTATCGTGATGAGTCTGAGCCAGACTGGCTCTCTCTTTAAACCCAGAGCTGCCTATTTGCCCCAAGACTTGCTAGGAAAG GAAGGTTTTGATGACCTAGACCCCTTTGTTCCCATTCAAGTTTACAATTACACCCCCAAAGAGTTTGAAAGTTGTATTCAGTATTATTTGGAAAACAGATGGCTTCAGCACGAGAAAG CACacacagaagaaggaaaaaaggagctGCTTTTCCTTAGTAACTCGAATCCCTGGCAGCTCGAACGGCTCTGTGCTTATCTCTAA